attattttttaaaaaattagatttaaaaactaaaataatcaaatttattcattttatcttattttcaccaatttttttttaaaaaagttaaaatatttattaaaaaaacattttaattaaaaataaatttttagttaaaatatttataaaaaaacatatttaaaaaagttaacattatttttctaatttatttttaaaaattttatttttaaaatttttaacttttctttttagtttttgttgaatataagataagaataaatttaattttttagtttttaaatataattttaaaaaaatggataaaaattaattaaaaaataaaccagaaaataaaaattatttaaatgccacgtcagcatttttaacggaaaatgctaacggcgtcgatcttaggactcatttgaaataatttgacaagttttaggacttaaatgtactttttgcaagttttagactgaaatgcattttcgtgacaagttgtaagACTTcctggaacacttatcccttttttATATGTTTGCAAGTTACTATCTTTCCAATATCATCCAAATGGTCAAAATTCATTCTCTTAATTTAAGGGCTTATAGATTAAAATTGGctactttattttccttttctttttaaagtccAAAAGCATGCACAAACTAAAAGagccaaaaaaaccaaaaaaccaaaagagaGAATATTGTATAGACCGGCCTCTTCATGTAATCATGGGGCCTTGGCTGCATTTGGTAATGTTCCCGTGaacatatgtttttgtttttttgttccctagagcaaaaatagaatagaaacacgtttgataatttttttgttgccaagaataaatttgaaacagaagtagaaaacaaaaaaaaaattatttttttgttcctggaaaaaaataaaaacaaaatcaattctcatctctttttacttcttcatagatctctctctctctctctctctctctctctctcgcgtgtGAAGTTTCTGTCTCCTCCTCATTGCATCAATCATCGGATACGATGGAGTCACCAACacctttcctcctcctcttttgcCGCAACCAGTCTCAAAAAACGGTAAATGTCTCTCTCTTTggcgactctctctctctctctctctctctctctctctctctcatgattCTCGCTTTGTTTTTCATTGCTCCCCTCTGCCTTTTTTTAATTAGGGTTTGATTTTTCACTTGATTGAGTGAGGCTTGATTGAGTGAGGTTGTTAGTCAtagatcatttgcattttgctGGTCctttgatttcttcctgttaTAGCTTGTTTCATGTTGTTTTTGGAGGTGCTCTCACTTCCACCATCGACGTACAAACCACTCGTGCCCTCACTTCCCATTCTTCTTGATAGCAAATCTACAATTCGGGCCAGTCATCTTCAATGTGATTAGTTTCGTTTGGTCCACGCGTTTCTTTTTTCCCTGCAATTCCCTCATGGGTTCCCCCCTTTGCggattcaaagaaaaaataagattttttagCATCACCAAGTGTCCTCGCGTCATCTCTCTCATCTTCTTGGAGATACGCAACTTAGAAAAtgtcttccctttcttcttgcatttttcttccgTCACTGTTTTCATTTGTATCTTTCCTTGCGATTTCCTTGTGGATTTCTCCCCCTTTGTGGAATCAAAGTAGTGggtaaaaggaggaaaaaagatTTTGGGGTCAATGGTTCATGTGTTTTGCAAGCATTTTCTTGGCTGCCCATCTTTCCGCCATGTTTAGCTATTCACGATGTGGATTAGAAGAGTTTTAGGCATTGCTGATGATCATAATGTTTCGTGAATGTTATTAGGCTTCAGAATTGTGAATCGATGTGAACTTGTAAAGTGTTGTGATTCATCCTCTGACTAAGCTGTCAATACTGGGAGCATTTGAACTACATTATCGGGAAAGTTAGAGTAGATTGTATGATTGAGAAACATTTTTGGTAGAGCTAAACTCCGATGGAAATTATAATCTCTCTACAAGGCTTTAAGACTTCAAAATTTGTTAGATGACTCATGTgctaaattatcattaatagtCCAAATGCGAGGGTAattgttgttctttttctaatttctggAGAGGGTGTTTTCACTAGGTCCCTCTTAGTTTATCTTCTGTAGTCATCTCAATTATATACAAATTTCATGAGGATAGCATAATGAGTGGAATCTACTTTATGCAAACCACCTATTGTTACATGTAAATTCAGTTAGTCTTCATATGATGTTGTAATGTTCTTTTGGCTATTTGAACTGTTTATGACATACATTTGTTATAGCTATGTTATGATTTAATGTGGAATTCCATGTAATTCCTACATGATTGCGTTATGATTTAATGCATGGCTCATACACTACCTAATCGGTCAAGTTAAATGGCATCTTAGAAAAATGTATTCGTCGAAAAGTGGATTGAGCCTTCAACCAACTTATAAGCAAGTTTGTTGGTTGAAGAAGTTAAAAAGGGAAATCATACCTCTTCTAATTACAACAAAGTGGGGTGCAATAACATACAGGCCGAATTCAACAAACGAACAAGACTTTAATATAACCAAGAACAGTTTAGGAACAAGGCAAATAAACTGAAAAAACAATATGGTAGCTTTACGAAACTTCTTTCACAATCCAAATTTGAATAGGATAATGTCAACAAAACAATTGTTGTCGATGATCCAAGTATATGAGAACCTCATATCAATATATCATTTAACTTTAGGTCATTTTGAGATCATTGTATATGTAAGCTTTAGTATGTTTGATTATGTTGCTGGGTATGCTATCATTGTGAAAATTGCAGGATAATAATGAGTTAGCAAAATTTAAGAAAGATGGATTGCTCAGTATCTCGAGCTACATATTGTTTTTGGTGATATATATGGGAAGTATGCATCAAGAAATGTAGAAGATTTGACTCTATTGGAGAAAGATGCCAATATTGGTGATGATGCAGATGGTGATCTAGTGGACTTCGGTGAACACCACGTTGATGAGGAAATATTCACAGTTAACAATACAACCACTCTAATTCATGACAAGACGATAAGCACAAGTTTGATAGGACTCCAAATACgaaggggagaagaaagaaagactaACTTGTATGATGTTGCTAACACCTACAAAGCCTTACAAAAGATTATCAAATCTAAAACAAGTTAATCTGTGAGTGTCTTTGCCTCCTCATAACATCACCACTTGTAGACCCATTCTCTATATCTGTTGTGATTGATATTCTAGTTGCATACTTGAGTTGGAGTAGAATCTTTATAATGAAGTAGTGAAACGAACATACATTAGTGCTACATAGAGAGAGGctttcatcaaagtctcaaCTAAAATGATAAATGGACTTCTCTAATGTCTTTAGTAGATTGTGAAATGTACTGTGAATTGCGTGAGATTTTTGTATTTGGTTTCATTACTTTATGACTTATGTTATTGACTCTTATATTCATTCTTGTATGGTGGCATCAGTACATTGAATTGCTTtggatttttatatttgatttgttTTCACTCTACAATTTATATTATTGGTtgttattgttttgtttttagatATCTATATTGATGTTCATACATTTGTGTGATGGTATAAATACTATGGAAAGGGAATCAAGTAGTGTGTCTAATGGATAGATGGCACCAGTTGAACAACACTTAGATGAGTTTTATATTGACATAATGATAGCATGGTTATGCAATATTATGATATATAGGTCTTTGCATACGAGAGAACCTATTAAGGACAGTAAATTATCAAGAGTCAAATGGGTAAGGGAGGTTGTTTATAAATATTCAAATAGAATATATGAAGAGATTCCAACATGATTTAATGAGGGCAAGAGGTTAGTTGAAAAATAGTTGATATGTTAGGATAGATGAACAAGTTGAGATCTTCTTATCTTCGGTTGGTCACAAGAACTCCATTTAAGATTTATGTAAGAGATTCCAACGTTCAAGAGAAACAATTAGCAAATATTTCACTATAATATTGAAAGCAGTtcttaaattgttaaaaaatgttATTAAGTCACATTCCTCTGATGTTATTCCAAATGAGATTCTTATGGATCCTAACCGTAAATACTACTTTACGGTATGGTTTTCATATATATTGTATATCATCAAATACATGTAGTTGATAATCTTCTATAAAAATAAACTTTCATAAAATCACAAGACTGTATAGGTGATATTGATGGCACCCACATTAATGCTTCTGTGCTTATGTCAAAGCATATTCCATTTAGAGGCAAGAAAGGGATTGCTACCTAGAATGTATTGTGAGTTTGATCGTTTGATataaaatttacttttcttgtattttagGTGGGAAGAATTTGTCAACGATTGTTGAGTGCCCTCAACAACACTCAAGACTCCTTAATTGCAATTTCCTCAACTATCACCCGTCATTTGTTTTGTctataaaggatttttttttttttttttttttatgattgtgTTGCAATTGTATATTATAAGCAAATATTGTGTGGTggatttttggttatttttaaCTCCGTTTAAAGGTGGGCAGTATCATTTAAATAATTACAAGGGTAGAGAGAGGCGACTAAGGACAATACGAGAATTGTTCAACCATAAGCACTCTTTACTAAGGAACATCATTGAGAGGTCATTTGAGGTATTAaaaaatcgtttttttttttcattttgaggcATATACCTCAATTTACAATTCGGAAGCAAGCACTTATTGTAATTAAATGTTGTACTCTTCATAACTACCTTTGTAATCAATACCGaatggataaatttttttctctatatagAGATCATACCCACCCATTTGGACCTAGACAAGTGAAGGTTGCAAATGATAAATTGCATGAGGAAGCAATTGAGATAAACACACTTaggaaaaatattacaaataaaATGGTAAGGCATCATCATAATATGCCTAAGATTCCAtgactttgtatttttttacttttgtaatGTAATTTATAAGTACTTGGCAACATTTCTATTGATCTCATTGAGGGCATCTGATTATGTATCATTATATTTCTTAGGTCATGCCACTCTCTAATAATTAGCCAATgatggcatttaaaaaaattaaaaagcatgAGTTTATGATTCAAATTCCACTTTCCTCTCTCAAAAACTTTATATCATCAACTATAACTaacattttataaattaaatgaaaatgttgggaataattttatttttttttgcaaatagaaattttttttggttgtactaaacatgtttatgttatttttctattatggaATGTAATTTTTGTGCAGTTAACAAATGTGCTCTTTTGCCCATAAACtatttccgaaaacaaaaatagaaaaaaaaaattaacataaattaTTTCCGGAAATAGAAACGCTACCATACACATCCTTAATGATCACCATATGTTGTTTTGtatctcactttttctttccatttactGAAGTATTTGCATTGtctctcttttcatttattaCACTTTCTCTTCtagtcccctctctctctctctctctctctctctctctctcattcaaatTTGAACCATGATCACCATTTGTTGCTACAATCTTTTGCCCCTCCATAATCCCTCCGCCTAAACATCttcgattttcatttttttgatcatCAATCGGAGCCattatttctatttctcccTCTCTTGCTGGCAGGCTCACTTGCATGGACTCCTCAAGAGCCGCGCCAGTCATTAATGAAAGAAAGACTTACAACATAGATCTCGAATTGATTTGCAAAATGATCCTCATATGTCAATAGGATCACAAAGCTTTCAATTTCTTAGACTTGGTAAAAGCTTTTGGTttcttacactttttttttttttagccgaAGGAAATGATTTCATTACTAGCCCTAAAAGGGGCACCATTAGATGGAAAGTCTAAACATAAAATGTGGAAGTTAGTTTCATGTTCGACTTGCAAGACAAAGGGGAGAGAGGGGGATGAGATGTGTTGGgagaattttgattaaaaaaaaaaagagggagggaggaagggacgGAAGGACGGAGATGACACAAAACAGTGAGTACAATCAATAAAGAGAGAGCACAAATGCTTTAGTAAAGGACAAGAAAAAGGGAGACCCAAAATGACAGGTGACTGTGGCACCACGTGTCGTTCATTGAATGGGTCAGGAGGGGTTGGCCTGTGCAATATTTTCTCAGGGCAAGTGGATACGAAAGAGGCCACCAAAGAGAGACCGAGAGAACAATTGTTATtttgtgtaatcaagtcatttatttgtttttttaatttgtgcaatttatCATCTAGATTTCATTTCGAGCAATCAATTACTTTGTTTTTACGTTATAATccatttgatcaaatttgatttttctttttctttttttgtcatttctctAAATGACAGCTATATTAGCATCATTTGTCCCTTTTTTGTCACATTAGCAATGTAGTGTAACTGATTAATTAGACGTTGTAGTGAAATTGGTTAATCAAATTCAattgtagaaatagaaaaatctgaAGACTTAGATTGCACTacacaaaatttaaaaactttaaattataaACAAAAATCAAGTTAGAAAAGAATTATTCActccaatttttggatattcaTATTTTCCCGGTGAACCGGAGACCAATCGGATGCGAAATCACTTCTGACCCGAAGCACTATTTTAATGGTTCCAACCCTTAACTAGCCACGCACACGCAGCAACCCAATTGTCATGGAGCAGCAGCCTCcgaccaccgccgccgccaccgccaccgccaccgccaccgccaccgccacggctccccgccgccgctgccgccgccgacTTCGGCGGAGAGCCTACCCCCACCGCAGACGCAGACGCAGacgcagccgcagccgcagccgcagccgcagccgcagcctTCCTCCATTCGCTCCCACCTCCGGCGCCCGCGGCGACTTCCTCTGCTTCCGCCGAATCAATTCCCGCGTCCCAAAACCCTAATCCAACCCCTAAACCCTCGATTCCACCGGCTACGCCACTCCAACAGTCCACACCGGCGCCGTCTTCACAGCCGCAAGCCTCTCAGCCTCTTCCGAGCCCTGCACAGCCCAAGCCTCCCGTTTTAACAAGGCCTTGGCAGCAGCCTCCGTCCAGCCTGACGcatttctcctcctcttcttcaccGGCAGCACCGGCAGCTGCAGGGCCTCCTCAGCGAGGAGGTATTGCCATCGGTGTGCCGGCGCACCACACGAGCCCTCCTCCGCAGGCGGCTCCGTTCTCGTCTCCGTTAGGGCAACATTTTGGTGGCTTGGGTCGAGGTTCGGTTAATGTGCCCGATTCAATCCCTAATGCCAGCGCTTCTCAGGTGTGTTTCTGAGTAATTTGCTGTTTTGTGTACTCctttgttaattaaaaaaaaaaagtggtgaAGTTTCGGGGTGTTTGCCGTGAACTGAATCGTTGTTGTTGATTTTCGGGGATTTCACGCATGTTTGGAATAAACCAGGTGCGTCCAGCCACGCCCACGGGGATGGGATCAATCGGTTCGGGCTCCCAGATGAGGCCGGGCGGCATTCACCAGCAGAGACCACTGCAGTCATCTGTTAGACCTCCACCTTCCCCAGCTAATCAGCCCCCACCTTCTTCTCAAGTCTGTGCTCAGTGGTGACTCGGAATAACCTTGCCGCATCTTTGCTTTGCTTCGTGTGTCGTTTGTTGATGCATTGACATGTATGGAGAGTTAGTTTCTTTGATTTGCTTATGAGGCGTGAAATCTGTGTATTGCTCTCTTCTTAGTTTGTCAGGAGTCAAGTTTAATAATACCAGAATTATATTTGAAATTCAACCAGAGGTGGAGAGGAGCAGTCGTGGGTACTCGGGTCAGAGTTCGGCAACAGTAGTTTGCAGTTCTAGTGCAGTCATTTGATCTAGCGGTTATAGTTGGCACATcgtgattttgatttgatggtCGCAAACATTTGAATGCCCTGTGGTaccctttttttctcattggAGTTGGTTTTGTAAAAACTTTTAAGTTGCTTGCCAAGAGCAATCCACCTTGTTTCAGGGCACCTGGCTTAGTCAGTGGGATAATGTTGTTGCCCCATGTTCATTAAgaacttttggtttttttttttttggtcgaatttctTTAAGAACTTAAGGTAGCAACGTTTTTTCCTGATGGAATTTGCCTATGTTCTTAGATAGACAAATGCCCCACATGAATACAATACTCCCTAGTGCGGCTTGTGTTTACTAAAGCTTATGGGGGGTGTCCGTATTTGGAGTAGGTGAAAATACTTGTGAAGGGAATGATCtttacatgaaaatgaaagaatctGGAGTAACTAATGAACAAAATATTGCAGAATTTAAAGCGGTTCTAGTCTACAGTCAGATGAATGAACCCTCAAAGCTCATATGAGTTGGTTTGACTGCCTTAACTATGATGGAATATTTTCGAGATGTTAATGAGCAAGACGTACTGACGTACCTTTATTTATTGACAATATCTTTCATAATGCCCCACATGAATACAATACTCCCTAACACTACTTTTAGTAACACCCAGTAGAGAGTCCCAAGTCCAGGCATCTATCCCAAAACATTTAGCCAGTTTCCCTTTTTGTGTTTGCTGTGAAGCCAATAAAGATGGCAGGCTGTGGCCGCTCTTACTGAAGTGGACTAACCATTGTGTCCGTGTAATTGTCCTTTTTGCCTATTCTATGCCAATACTGACCATTGATGTGTATCTCTCCGCTTAAGTTGTCACCAGCCAATAGATATTATCACTAAGTAgttttgagtgttaaattgtaaATCGTCTGTTGTTCATATATCAATGTGCAATACAAGCCTATGTCTGTTAGCATTGATCTAGGCTTTCACCTGTAATGATAATGTATTAAACCTTGCTATGTTCTTGCTGAGTTGAAAATGTTGATGTATTGCTTACATAATACCACCTGTTAGTTGCGTGATTCTTGTTTATCTACATTCTATTCTTAGTTCCATTGCCTGTTATATTATGCTAGCTTCCTTCCGCACactttatcattttatattctatcTAACCAATAGGCTCTGTCCAACTTTGGTTTGTTAACTTGAGCATAATTGGTTTCTACTACACTTCACGATGGTTATGTTTTCAAGTTTAGGTAGCATCTTCTTGAGTTCtttaatttatgtttttcttcttatctGTCCAGAGTGCACAGGGACATGGCCTATTGAGAGGCTCAGCAGTTGGCTCTCCAATTTCGCATTCATCAAGTACATCACAAGGCATGCAGTCACCCAATCAACCATGGTTGTCATCTCCTTCTCAAGGAAAACCTCCTTTACCATCCCCTTCTTATAGACCACAGATGAACCCCCAGTCCTTGCAGCAACGAACACTTATGTCTCAGCAACACCATCCACCCTTATCTACGGCTTCACAGCAACAGTACACGACACCTGGCCCATCCCAACCTGCACAATCAAATCAGTTGCAGGAGCAACATGGCCAGCAATTTCCAACATCAAGGGCTCCCCAATCTTTGCCACATCAACAGATTTCAAGAATTCAAGGTTCAGGTGCACAAAAACCATCCTCTCTTGCAACAATGCAAGCACAACCTATCACTGCACCCATGAATGGGAAAATAGCTGGTTCGGGAAGTGACGAATCTTGCAACAGGATTCTTAGTAAAAGAAGCATCCATGAACTAGTAAACCAGGTAaagttcatttcttttattatgtaATCCTTGATCCACCTTTAGTATTACTTAGGACCTTTGAAAGTGCTTGCAAACCATTTTGAGTCTGATGTATGAACTAGAAATTCTGTAGAGCTGTAGGAACCTGAAGGTGACTAAGAAGATAATGTAGAAAATAAGGCATTGGCACATGGGCTTTAACTTTAAAGTGGACGTGATTCTACAATGTTAGAACTTTTTGCTGCATTATAATTCCTCTTGAACCTCCTGTATGGTATGCTGTATTAGGAAGATATACTGTTCCTCAGACGCCATTAATTCTTGCCTTCTCTTGGAATATATTTTAGTACCTCGTGGTAGCTTAAactatttcctcttttgaatttgattttaaagTTTCGGTTATGCTTTCGTTAAGTATTAACAGTTGTTCAATTTTAAAGATTGATCCATCAGAGAAGTTGGATCCTGAAGTGGAGGATATTCTTGTGGACATTGCAGAAGAATTTGTTGAGTCTGTAAGTAATTGAATCCCTCATGTCTTCTTCTTACTCACCTGTTTCAAGCCATTATTTGTCAATCTGTCATAGGCTTGTTGTTTGTGAGAGAACAATTATCTGTGCTGCAAGGACATCTATTTAGTGAAAAGCATACATGAGATGAGGGGACAATGTAAGGaataattagattttctcattCTAGACACAGTCTATCAGATGGCACATGGATGACTCCATGTCTCTGGGGCCTTTAATTATCTGGTATTTATACGATTGTGGGCCTGCTGATGGAAacctaaataatatttttggacCAGTTATTTGAAGTTTGGAGCAgatttttttgtcttccatgtCCTCTCTCGCAGAAGCCAGTTCTGAGATGTTATTCTTCACATTCATTTATCCACatgatattgttttttttttcttttttcttttttctgattttctacATTGGCATGATAAATATTTAGCATGGATAAGGATGCCCAAGTGGTAATTACTCTTCTTTAGATTTTCCATGCCTCTATTTTTATTGTAGTTATAATAGATGTGCATCTCTTCTTTTGAGCAGATCACTGCCTTTGGCTGCTCTTTAGCCAAGCATCGCAAATCTACCTCATTGGAAGCTAAAGACATACTACTACATCTTGGTCTGTTTGGATGGAAAAGTTTCTGCAAGTTACTTTTGAGAATTTTCAATTGTAACTggataatttctaatttttctattccttccTACAGAAAGGAATTGGAATATAGCACTCCCTGGTTTCAGCGCAGATGAGGTCAAGAGCTACCGGAAACCGGTAATGCTCTTATCATATAGTTTACCATGTTTATGAGCAGCATGAAATGATCAGcattcatttttttggtgccatGCGTATGGGAAACTTTGGTCTGATATTTTCCTGATTGTCTATCTATTTTGCTGATTTTCAGGTGACAAATGATATACATAAGGAGCGGCTTGCAGTGGTAAGTTTTGGTCCTGAGATTTCATTCCTTCAATATCGTAATCCTGTATACTTGTTATAAATTGATAGTATGTAAAGCTGTTACTATGAAACTGTTGATTCTTAGCTTGATCAACTTATGGAAAAATTTCAGGTCTGTTCAATCTGTTGACTAAATCTTCATTTGGCAAAATTGTTTGCCTAGACATAACGTGTTGAACCTGCATGTATGAAGTTGGCGACGTGTGATGTGTACAATCTTTTGAATCTGACATTTCCTATTCATATCATGATATGAGGACAAAAATACTAGCTTTTTCATCTTTAGTTGGgctaatttcaaaaaaaaaaaaaaaaaaaaagcaccaactttatGTCAAATGACAACTTCGTACTGAACTTGTTTTTTACTCATAATAAATCATcaactttcatttaaatctcaaatctggcCTTGTTGACTTGGAATCATTAATTGTCCAACGTGTGGCTATATCACCTTAGCAATTACTCCACATCACTTGCTAGCTGGATTTAAAGCACcattcattgtcttcttctaTGAGCCACAACTTGAAGAATAACGGTGAATCTGTTCAGTCTCCTTCACATCACCGGCACGTCAAAAAGATTTCCAAATTGAATCTTTCCTGCCAGCCTTTGGTCGTGTCATTGTAATTTGAAGTTGTGGACCACCACCTGTCAAGAGATGCATGGTTGAAATCCGCTGAGCTCACAACCAGAATCCTTTTTCTGAAACAAGCCCCAGTCCTCCCCATGAAACTTCGAAGCCTACATGGAATGGACGTTAATCAATTGATCTCATTTAATATATTGGGCTTTAGTGATGGACActaataaattgattttgctgGCAAGTACAGTGGAGATTCTAAATTTGTGCCCTGTCAAAGTGCTTGTAACGGGGGCTAGATTTAGGACTTGAGTAAAAGTTAGTGATTTTtattgagacaaaaaaaagttcgggCTAGAATTGTCTTTTAAGGtaaagttggtgcttttatTTGGAATTAGCCCTCTTTAATTACTCATAGTACAAGATACTCATGGTTGTCTCACGtttggggaacaaaaaaggaggaaaatacCTCAAATTTTGGAAGGCGATCTGTCTTGTGAGAACTTTTGGGAAAGCTAACATGTTCCATTCTATTGTATTAAAGGTTATTTCATATGTCCCCATATGGTTAATGCTGACAATTTACAATTAAAAATGCCATATTCGACATACattggttcttttttcttttttttttggtaattgttGAAAGAATATTTTGCAATTAGTACCCTTAAAAAAGCTTTTTCAATTGGATAGTATTTTGTATTCTGGTTTGTAATTCTATGACTTATTCAGATACTTGGTCAAGCTGTCTGGTTTGAATAATGGAAATTTACAAGCACATAGTTAGGACCTTTATGCTTAAGTCTCAAACCTTGTTTTGAATATTATTGAATTAAGCACTTTCTCCTAGATATTTGTAATTACATGTCCCTCTTATCCACGTCAGTTATCTGATTGCCATTCATAGTCACTAAAATAATAGCTCTTTCTACGTGAATTATCCCGTTTAATCATTTGCTATGACATTTTGTTGAATTCCTCTCCCTTTGTAAATGCATGCTTGCAGATAAAGAGGTCAGCTGTAGTAAGTGAAGTGGTTAATGCAAGGAATGCTCCAGGGCAAGTGGCTAGTAGTGCCAAGGGCACTCTGGGGAAGGCAGCTGCTAACGTTTTGGGTTCCCCAAACTTGAAGAGCTAAAAGTACTCGAAGCTTGATGAGGTGTTTACCAGCAATGCTGGTAGCCTGGTGTTCAGACATCTATTTGGTTGATTAGGTATGTCCGGCAT
The sequence above is drawn from the Eucalyptus grandis isolate ANBG69807.140 chromosome 11, ASM1654582v1, whole genome shotgun sequence genome and encodes:
- the LOC104425654 gene encoding transcription initiation factor TFIID subunit 12; translated protein: WFQPLTSHAHAATQLSWSSSLRPPPPPPPPPPPPPPPRLPAAAAAADFGGEPTPTADADADAAAAAAAAAAAAFLHSLPPPAPAATSSASAESIPASQNPNPTPKPSIPPATPLQQSTPAPSSQPQASQPLPSPAQPKPPVLTRPWQQPPSSLTHFSSSSSPAAPAAAGPPQRGGIAIGVPAHHTSPPPQAAPFSSPLGQHFGGLGRGSVNVPDSIPNASASQVRPATPTGMGSIGSGSQMRPGGIHQQRPLQSSVRPPPSPANQPPPSSQSAQGHGLLRGSAVGSPISHSSSTSQGMQSPNQPWLSSPSQGKPPLPSPSYRPQMNPQSLQQRTLMSQQHHPPLSTASQQQYTTPGPSQPAQSNQLQEQHGQQFPTSRAPQSLPHQQISRIQGSGAQKPSSLATMQAQPITAPMNGKIAGSGSDESCNRILSKRSIHELVNQIDPSEKLDPEVEDILVDIAEEFVESITAFGCSLAKHRKSTSLEAKDILLHLERNWNIALPGFSADEVKSYRKPVTNDIHKERLAVIKRSAVVSEVVNARNAPGQVASSAKGTLGKAAANVLGSPNLKS